Proteins encoded by one window of Amaranthus tricolor cultivar Red isolate AtriRed21 chromosome 4, ASM2621246v1, whole genome shotgun sequence:
- the LOC130811305 gene encoding acyl-CoA hydrolase 2-like isoform X2, translating to MNPEYVTEFLGEVPLLQRLPSSSLKKIAEVVKVKHFDIGEYVIRRGETAGGVYFVWEGEAEVCGQSEEEIRPEFLLKRYDYFGNGAPTHEQQADVIASSKVNLFKGITLPDAPKFGKVFGGQFIGQALAAATKTIDCLKFLHHLQAYFLLVGDYDIPIIYQVHRIRDGKSFATRRVDAIQNGIVVFTLLASFQKHEIGFEHQEVVMPSVPAPEMLLSMEELRERRIIDPRLPRSYRNKVATAKLIPWPIEIRFCDPNTSTNQTKSPASLRYWFRAKGKLSDEQALHRCVVAYASDLLFIEVSSNPHRKRGLKISVLSLNHTMWFHRPVKADDWILFVMESPSAHSGRGIVAGRMFNRSGELVVSLAQEGLVREARTPQRAIRAKY from the exons ATGAACCCAGAATATG TGACAGAGTTTTTGGGAGAAGTTCCATTGCTTCAGAGATTACCCAGTTCATCTCTCAAGAAAATTGCTGAGGTCGTTAAAGTCAAGCATtttg ACATCGGAGAGTACGTTATTCGGAGAGGAGAGACTGCAGGTGGAGTGTATTTTGTTTGGGAAGGGGAG GCTGAAGTCTGTGGACAGTCAGAGGAAGAAATCCGCCCAGAGTTCCTGCTAAAACGCTATGATTATTTTGGCAATG GTGCTCCAACACATGAGCAGCAGGCAGATGTGATAGCATCATCCAAG GTAAACCTATTTAAAGGGATCACCTTGCCTGATGCCCCAAAATTTGGAAAAGTTTTTGGAGGACAGTTTATTGGTCAG GCGCTGGCCGCAGCAACGAAAACTATTGATTGTCTAAAATTCCTCCATCATTTGCAAGCTTATTTTCTTCTTGTCGGAGACTATGATA TTCCAATCATATATCAGGTTCACCGCATCCGTGATGGGAAAAGCTTTGCAACCAGAAGAGTAGACGCGATACAAAACGGAATTGTTGTTTTCACTTTGCTTGCATCATTTCAA AAACATGAAATTGGATTTGAGCACCAGGAAGTAGTAATGCCTTCGGTACCAGCTCCAGAAATG CTTCTATCAATGGAAGAGTTACGTGAACGGCGTATTATTGATCCTCGACTTCCGAG GAGCTACCGTAACAAAGTAGCCACCGCTAAGCTTATTCCTTGGCCGATTGAGATACGGTTCTGTGATCCAAACACTTCCACTAATCAGACTAAATCCCCTGCAAG CTTAAGATATTGGTTTAGAGCCAAAGGAAAATTGTCAGATGAACAGGCTTTGCATAG ATGCGTGGTGGCTTATGCGTCGGATCTTCTGTTTATTGAAGTAAGCTCAAATCCTCATCGTAAGAGGGGTCTGAAGATCAGTGTTCTAAGCTTAAATCATAC GATGTGGTTTCATAGGCCTGTAAAAGCTGATGATTGGATACTATTTGTG ATGGAGAGTCCATCTGCACATTCTGGACGTGGCATAGTTGCTGGTCGGATGTTCAATAGGAGCGGAGAG CTTGTTGTATCTCTAGCTCAAGAAGGTCTAGTCAGGGAGGCGAGGACACCGCAGAGAGCCATCAGAGCCAAATATTGA
- the LOC130811302 gene encoding uncharacterized protein LOC130811302: MNPNTDKLIRRTTMVGTVVAAYFLLTADYGPQPNILDPIKNTILSAERSAKDFIFGNRKAQEDSNKTEKTDTSSTK, encoded by the exons atgaatccAAACACGGACAAATTAATAAGACGAACAACCATGGTTGGAACTGTTGTTGCTGCTTACTTTCTCTTAACTGCTGATTATGGTCCTCAACCCAATATTCTCGACCCC ATCAAGAACACGATACTATCTGCAGAACGCTCAGCAAAGGACTTCATATTTGGGAACAGAAAAGCACAGGAAGATAGTAATAAAACTGAGAAGACAGACACGAGCAGTACAAAGTAA
- the LOC130811303 gene encoding riboflavin biosynthesis protein PYRD, chloroplastic-like — translation MNFLTIINPNLKINPSVSIFGAVSGSCSVPKWVSNSNKKLGNVGKLGFDSRFNLGYKNVESFRNGRGLVEVMCRRAEIENGEEDAFYMRKCVELAKQAIGYTSPNPMVGSIIVKHGKIVGQGFHPKAGQPHAEVFALREAGDQAENATAYVTLEPCNHYGRTPPCSEALIKAKVKKVVVGMVDPNPIVCSRGINKLQEAGIEVVVGVEEDLCKKLNEAFIHKMLSGKPFVTLRYSISVNGVVLDQVGEKVTECGGYFSKLLQEYDAVIHTSASSTMAQELSSLRSQEPNARQPRHILLATNQDFLNNLVAESDCNATVFANKEVSVGPELSQKGIEVVVMDHISLDAILEYLSKQEMTNVLVDLRGKLSDLEEILEEALQTNSMQKVVVEVLPIWAGTEPEDSLSSSMMMNHTHSQRLKNLSTRIAGDSILLEGYF, via the exons ATGAATTTTCTCACaattataaatccaaatctCAAAATCAATCCTTCAGTTTCCATTTTTGGAGCTGTTTCTGGGTCTTGTAGTGTGCCTAAATGGGTGtctaattcaaataaaaagttgGGTAATGTGGGGAAACTTGGGTTTGATTCAAGATTCAATCTTGGGTATAAAAATGTAGAGAGTTTCAGAAATGGTAGGGGTTTGGTTGAAGTGATGTGTAGAAGGGCAGAAATTGAAAATGGAGAAGAAGATGCATTTTATATGAGGAAATGTGTGGAATTGGCGAAACAGGCTATTGGATATACTAGTCCTAATCCTATGGTGGGAAGCATTATTGTAAAACATGGTAAGATTGTTGGCCAAGGATTTCATCCTAAGGCTGGACAGCCTCATGCTGAG GTCTTTGCTTTGAGAGAAGCCGGAGATCAGGCTGAGAATGCAACTGCCTATGTGACTTTGGAACCTTGCAATCATTATGGAAGAACACCTCCGTGTTCTGAGGCTTTGATCAAAGCCAAAGTGAAGAAAGTTGTGGTCGGCATGGTGGATCCCAACCCAATTGTTTGTTCGCGAGGAATTAATAAACTACAAGAAGCAGGCATAGAAGTTGTTGTTGGTGTTGAGGAGGATCTGTGCAAGAAGCTCAATGAAGCATTCATCCACAAAATGCTTTCTGGAAAGCCTTTTGTGACTCTTAG GTATTCCATCTCTGTAAACGGTGTGGTTTTAGATCAAGTAGGTGAAAAGGTTACAGAATGTGGaggatatttttcaaaattgctGCAAGAGTATGATGCGGTGATACACACAAGCGCCAGCTCCACAATGGCGCAAGAATTGTCATCTCTCCGGTCACAAGAACCTAATGCTCGCCAACCTCGCCACATTTTATTAGCTACAAATCAGGATTTTCTCAACAACCTAGTTGCAGAATCAGATTGTAATGCCACTGTATTTGCAAACAAAGAAGTAAGTGTAGGACCGGAATTGTCTCAAAAAGGGATTGAAGTAGTGGTTATGGATCACATAAGCCTGGATGCTATTCTAGAGTATTTGAGTAAGCAGGAAATGACTAATGTATTGGTGGATTTGAGAGGAAAGCTTAGTGATTTGGAAGAGATTCTGGAAGAAGCATTACAGACAAATTCAATGCAGAAGGTTGTAGTGGAGGTACTGCCTATTTGGGCAGGGACTGAACCTGAAGACAGTCTTTCTTCCTCGATGATGATGAACCATACCCATAGTCAAAGGTTGAAGAATTTATCAACGAGGATTGCTGGTGATAGCATCCTTCTTGAAgggtatttttaa
- the LOC130811300 gene encoding riboflavin biosynthesis protein PYRD, chloroplastic-like: MNFLTIINPNLRINPSVSIFGAVSGSCSVPKWVSNSNKKLGNVGKLGFDSRFNLGYKNVESFRNGRGLVEVMCRRAEIENGEEDAFYMRKCVELAKQAIGYTSPNPMVGSIIVKHGKIVGQGFHPKAGQPHAEVFALREAGDQAENATAYVTLEPCNHYGRTPPCSEALIKAKVKKVVVGMVDPNPIVCSRGINKLQEAGIEVVVGVEEDLCKKLNEAFIHKMLSGKPFVTLRYSISVNGVVLDQVGEKVTECGGYFSKLLQEYDAVIHTSASSTMAQELSSLRSQEPNARQPRHILLATNQDFLNNLVAESDCNATVFANKEVSVGPELSQKGIEVVVMDHISLDAILEYLSKQEMTNVLVDLRGKLSDLEEILEEALQTNSMQKVVVEVLPIWAGTEPEDSLSSSMMMNHTHSQRLKNLSTRIAGDSILLEGYF, translated from the exons ATGAATTTTCTCACAATTATAAACCCAAATCTCAGAATCAATCCTTCAGTTTCCATTTTTGGAGCTGTTTCTGGGTCTTGTAGTGTGCCTAAATGGGTGtctaattcaaataaaaagttgGGTAATGTGGGGAAACTTGGGTTTGATTCAAGATTCAATCTTGGGTATAAAAATGTAGAGAGTTTCAGAAATGGTAGGGGTTTGGTTGAAGTGATGTGTAGAAGGGCAGAAATTGAAAATGGAGAAGAAGATGCATTTTATATGAGGAAATGTGTGGAATTGGCGAAACAGGCTATTGGATATACTAGTCCTAATCCTATGGTGGGAAGCATTATTGTAAAACATGGTAAGATTGTTGGCCAAGGATTTCATCCTAAGGCTGGACAGCCTCATGCTGAG GTCTTTGCTTTGAGAGAAGCCGGAGATCAGGCTGAGAATGCAACTGCCTATGTGACTTTGGAACCTTGCAATCATTATGGAAGAACACCTCCGTGTTCTGAGGCTTTGATCAAAGCCAAAGTGAAGAAAGTTGTGGTCGGCATGGTGGATCCCAACCCAATTGTTTGTTCGCGAGGAATTAATAAACTACAAGAAGCAGGCATAGAAGTTGTTGTTGGTGTTGAGGAGGATCTGTGCAAGAAGCTCAATGAAGCATTCATCCACAAAATGCTTTCTGGAAAGCCTTTTGTGACTCTTAG GTATTCCATCTCTGTAAACGGTGTGGTTTTAGATCAAGTAGGTGAAAAGGTTACAGAATGTGGaggatatttttcaaaattgctGCAAGAGTATGATGCGGTGATACACACAAGCGCCAGCTCCACAATGGCGCAAGAATTGTCATCTCTCCGGTCACAAGAACCTAATGCTCGCCAACCTCGCCACATTTTATTAGCTACAAATCAGGATTTTCTCAACAACCTAGTTGCAGAATCAGATTGTAATGCCACTGTATTTGCAAACAAAGAAGTAAGTGTAGGACCGGAATTGTCTCAAAAAGGGATTGAAGTAGTGGTTATGGATCACATAAGCCTGGATGCTATTCTAGAGTATTTGAGTAAGCAGGAAATGACTAATGTATTGGTGGATTTGAGAGGAAAGCTTAGTGATTTGGAAGAGATTCTGGAAGAAGCATTACAGACAAATTCAATGCAGAAGGTTGTAGTGGAGGTACTGCCTATTTGGGCAGGGACTGAACCTGAAGACAGTCTTTCTTCCTCGATGATGATGAACCATACCCATAGTCAAAGGTTGAAGAATTTATCAACGAGGATTGCTGGTGATAGCATCCTTCTTGAAgggtatttttaa
- the LOC130811304 gene encoding voltage-dependent chloride channel 1, chloroplastic — translation MSNSSSSTLNPPSKPPLSSNFTPKIIFKLYPLPQPSKPTSKFHLKIKSLHSPNNQNPKKTLNLISILKDLPDWADEVQEKGMRKKRVLYNHEKWAEHRSSLRHVRHLVSSLSSRVVVSLVPPVLFFTSIAVMVSVYNTALYFDLLPEFFPVLRASSLPYQLTAPALALLLVFRTEASYSRFMEGKQAWTKIIYGTSDFAREVITCVDDLNDEVIKRCLLQYIMAFPIALKCHLLYDSDVRRDLQNVLEEDDLSVVLNSKHRPHCMIQFISQSIQLLNVEEPKRNILDSKLSRFHEGIGICEQIMGTPIPVAYTRLTSRLLVLWHLTLPVILWDECRWIVVPATFISAASLFCIEEVGVLIEEPFPMLALDEMCKVLCTNIQEAIATQKTIQGKVAAKRKKYHHEHPSNGWPTSSAEKIRQLKC, via the exons ATGTCAAATTCATCATCTTCAACCTTAAACCCTCCTTCAAAACCACCTCTTTCTTCCAATTTTACCcccaaaattatttttaaactgtACCCTTTACCTCAACCTTCAAAACCCACCTCCAAATTTCATCTAAAGATCAAATCTTTACACTCCCCAAATAATCAGAACCCCAAAAAGACCCTTAATTTAATCTCAATTTTGAAAGATTTACCTGATTGGGCTGATGAAGTTCAAGAAAAGGGTATGAGAAAGAAAAGGGTTTTGTATAATCATGAAAAATGGGCTGAACATAGAAGTTCTCTTAGACATGTTAGACATCTAGTATCTTCACTTTCTTCAAGGGTTGTTGTATCTCTTGTTCCTCCTGTGCTCTTTTTCACTTCAATAGCTGTTATGGTTTCTGTGTATAATACTGCACTGTACTTTGATTTGTTGCCTGAATTTTTCCCTGTGTTGAGGGCCTCTTCCTTGCCATATCAGCTTACGGCGCCCGCCTTGGCGCTTTTGCTAGTGTTTAGGACGGAGGCCTCGTATTCGAGGTTCATGGAAGGGAAGCAAGCTTGGACTAAGATCATTTATGGGACTAGTGATTTTGCTAGGGAGGTGATTACTTGTGTAGATGACTTGAATGATGAGGTGATTAAAAGGTGTCTTTTGCAGTACATTATGGCTTTTCCTATTGCTCTCAAG TGTCATTTGCTTTATGACTCCGATGTTAGGCGAGACCTGCAAAATGTCCTTGAAGAAGATGATCTAAGTGTTGTTCTGAATTCAAAGCACCGGCCTCATTGCATGATACAATTTATATCTCAGAGCATCCAGTTGTTAAATGTAGAGGAGCCAAAACGGAACATATTG GATTCAAAGTTGTCTCGTTTCCATGAAGGAATTGGTATTTGTGAGCAAATAATGGGAACACCCATTCCTGTAGCATATACTCGGCTGACCTCAAGGCTCCTGGTTCTATGGCATCTCACATTACCTGTCATTCTATGGGATGAATGCCGCTGGATTGTGGTACCTGCAACATTTATAAGTGCAGCATCCTTGTTCTGCATTGAGGAG GTGGGTGTACTTATAGAAGAGCCCTTCCCTATGCTTGCACTAGATGAAATGTGCAAGGTGCTTTGCACCAACATTCAGGAAGCAATTGCAACCCAGAAGACAATTCAAGGGAAGGTGGCTGCTAAAAGGAAGAAGTATCACCACGAGCACCCATCGAATGGCTGGCCAACCTCAAGTGCAGAAAAGATTCG CCAATTGAAGTGTTGA
- the LOC130811305 gene encoding acyl-CoA hydrolase 2-like isoform X1, with product MNPEYVTEFLGEVPLLQRLPSSSLKKIAEVVKVKHFDIGEYVIRRGETAGGVYFVWEGEAEVCGQSEEEIRPEFLLKRYDYFGNGAPTHEQQADVIASSKLTCLMLPSDHCALLRPKSIWSDDEMQETRAAVESILHLDPIDVNLFKGITLPDAPKFGKVFGGQFIGQALAAATKTIDCLKFLHHLQAYFLLVGDYDIPIIYQVHRIRDGKSFATRRVDAIQNGIVVFTLLASFQKHEIGFEHQEVVMPSVPAPEMLLSMEELRERRIIDPRLPRSYRNKVATAKLIPWPIEIRFCDPNTSTNQTKSPASLRYWFRAKGKLSDEQALHRCVVAYASDLLFIEVSSNPHRKRGLKISVLSLNHTMWFHRPVKADDWILFVMESPSAHSGRGIVAGRMFNRSGELVVSLAQEGLVREARTPQRAIRAKY from the exons ATGAACCCAGAATATG TGACAGAGTTTTTGGGAGAAGTTCCATTGCTTCAGAGATTACCCAGTTCATCTCTCAAGAAAATTGCTGAGGTCGTTAAAGTCAAGCATtttg ACATCGGAGAGTACGTTATTCGGAGAGGAGAGACTGCAGGTGGAGTGTATTTTGTTTGGGAAGGGGAG GCTGAAGTCTGTGGACAGTCAGAGGAAGAAATCCGCCCAGAGTTCCTGCTAAAACGCTATGATTATTTTGGCAATG GTGCTCCAACACATGAGCAGCAGGCAGATGTGATAGCATCATCCAAG TTGACATGCTTGATGCTGCCCTCTGACCACTGTGCCTTGCTGCGGCCAAAATCAATATGGAGTGATGATGAAATGCAAGAGACCCGTGCAGCTGTAGAGAGCATATTGCATTTGGATCCCATTGAT GTAAACCTATTTAAAGGGATCACCTTGCCTGATGCCCCAAAATTTGGAAAAGTTTTTGGAGGACAGTTTATTGGTCAG GCGCTGGCCGCAGCAACGAAAACTATTGATTGTCTAAAATTCCTCCATCATTTGCAAGCTTATTTTCTTCTTGTCGGAGACTATGATA TTCCAATCATATATCAGGTTCACCGCATCCGTGATGGGAAAAGCTTTGCAACCAGAAGAGTAGACGCGATACAAAACGGAATTGTTGTTTTCACTTTGCTTGCATCATTTCAA AAACATGAAATTGGATTTGAGCACCAGGAAGTAGTAATGCCTTCGGTACCAGCTCCAGAAATG CTTCTATCAATGGAAGAGTTACGTGAACGGCGTATTATTGATCCTCGACTTCCGAG GAGCTACCGTAACAAAGTAGCCACCGCTAAGCTTATTCCTTGGCCGATTGAGATACGGTTCTGTGATCCAAACACTTCCACTAATCAGACTAAATCCCCTGCAAG CTTAAGATATTGGTTTAGAGCCAAAGGAAAATTGTCAGATGAACAGGCTTTGCATAG ATGCGTGGTGGCTTATGCGTCGGATCTTCTGTTTATTGAAGTAAGCTCAAATCCTCATCGTAAGAGGGGTCTGAAGATCAGTGTTCTAAGCTTAAATCATAC GATGTGGTTTCATAGGCCTGTAAAAGCTGATGATTGGATACTATTTGTG ATGGAGAGTCCATCTGCACATTCTGGACGTGGCATAGTTGCTGGTCGGATGTTCAATAGGAGCGGAGAG CTTGTTGTATCTCTAGCTCAAGAAGGTCTAGTCAGGGAGGCGAGGACACCGCAGAGAGCCATCAGAGCCAAATATTGA
- the LOC130811306 gene encoding uncharacterized protein LOC130811306, translated as MKNKLRIGESTHSTVSLEPTHPIAEPSDAIGNASEEEGDEDEEEVGEDEIQKLEEEVKKMAKKVEEYRSTLPNQLKSSYSSLLSELRPTFSLLDQIDIAEPGTSSGPHSGPVFSNGNSSAEVEANNDEQQNCDKVQLLKDKISSNIAAMPKVIKRMNDCISRIDKLVSSEVTIHPAFKRKKT; from the exons ATGAAGAATAAGCTGAGAATTGGTGAGTCAACTCATTCCACTGTCTCACTCGAGCCAACTCATCCAATTGCAGAACCTTCGGATGCCATCGGAAACGCAAGTGAAGAAGAAGGGGacgaagatgaagaagaagtaGGAGAAGATGAAATACagaagcttgaagaagaagttaAGAAAATGGCGAAGAAAGTAGAAGAATACAGATCTACTTTGCCGAATCAACTCAAATCTTCTTACTCTTCTCTCCTTTCCGAACTCCGTCCTACTTTTTCTCTCCTCGACCAAATCGACATTGCAGAGCCTGGAACTTCCAGTGGTCCCCACTCTG GTCCAGTTTTTAGCAATGGTAATTCCAGTGCAGAAGTAGAAGCTAATAATGACGAACAACAAAACTGTGATAAAGTTCAACTGCTTAAAGATAAGATTTCTAGTAATATAGCTGCCATGCCCAAGGTTATAAAGAGGATGAATGACTGCATTTCTAGAATAGACAAGCTTGTTTCATCAGAAGTAACGATTCATCCTGCATTCAAAAGGAAAAAGACATGA